One stretch of Novosphingobium pentaromativorans US6-1 DNA includes these proteins:
- the maiA gene encoding maleylacetoacetate isomerase: protein MRLYSYYRSSTSYRLRIALNLKGLEYEIVPVNLLKAEQRGEEFRRINPFAGVPALEAEGRFYAQSMAVLEWLDERHPDRRLLPVDVEDRFVMRELAMAIATELHAPLNLPVLKYLKAELGHSQEEIDTWYRHWLEKTLVPLEAKLAARGSGDFLFDAPGLFECVLVPQLYNARRFDFDLAAMPQMTRIEAACLAHPAFVAAHPDNQPDCPK from the coding sequence ATGCGTCTCTATTCCTACTACCGCAGTTCGACGAGCTATCGCCTGCGCATCGCCCTCAACCTGAAGGGGCTGGAGTACGAGATCGTGCCGGTCAATCTGCTCAAGGCGGAGCAGCGCGGCGAGGAATTTCGCAGGATCAATCCCTTCGCGGGCGTGCCCGCGCTCGAAGCAGAGGGAAGGTTCTATGCGCAGTCGATGGCAGTGCTCGAATGGCTCGACGAGCGCCATCCCGACAGGCGGCTGCTGCCGGTGGATGTCGAGGACCGCTTCGTCATGCGCGAGCTGGCGATGGCGATCGCAACCGAACTGCACGCCCCTCTGAACCTGCCCGTACTCAAGTATCTCAAGGCCGAACTCGGCCACTCGCAGGAAGAGATCGACACCTGGTATCGCCACTGGCTGGAAAAGACCCTCGTCCCGCTTGAGGCGAAGCTGGCGGCGCGCGGATCGGGCGATTTCCTGTTCGATGCGCCCGGCCTGTTCGAATGCGTGCTGGTGCCGCAGCTCTACAATGCGCGGCGGTTCGATTTCGATCTTGCGGCAATGCCGCAGATGACCCGGATCGAGGCGGCATGCCTGGCCCATCCTGCCTTCGTGGCCGCACATCCCGACAATCAGCCGGATTGCCCGAAATGA
- a CDS encoding VOC family protein: protein MTEGKHANGAPRLGGIHHVAYRCRDAKETVEFYRDVMGMDFMLAIAEDNVPSTGAPDPYMHIFMDAGGGNVLAFFELPNAPDMGRDEATPAWVQHIAFKVDSEEDLLAAKARAEERGLEVVGPTHHGVFKSIYFFDPNGHRLELAWQFGTPEQMKRLNDVAEDMLEEWSRTKKAPRHAAWLHEKIAQES from the coding sequence ATGACTGAAGGCAAGCATGCTAACGGAGCGCCCCGACTGGGGGGCATTCACCACGTTGCCTATCGTTGCCGGGATGCGAAGGAGACGGTCGAGTTCTACCGCGATGTCATGGGCATGGATTTCATGCTTGCCATCGCCGAGGACAACGTGCCCTCCACAGGTGCGCCCGATCCGTACATGCACATCTTCATGGATGCCGGCGGCGGCAATGTGCTGGCATTCTTCGAGCTGCCCAATGCGCCTGACATGGGCCGCGACGAGGCCACCCCCGCGTGGGTCCAGCACATTGCCTTCAAGGTCGATAGCGAGGAAGACCTGCTCGCCGCCAAGGCACGGGCCGAGGAACGCGGGCTGGAAGTGGTCGGGCCGACGCATCACGGCGTCTTCAAGTCGATCTATTTCTTCGATCCCAACGGCCACCGTCTTGAACTGGCCTGGCAATTCGGTACGCCCGAACAGATGAAGCGCCTCAACGACGTGGCCGAGGACATGCTCGAGGAATGGTCGCGCACCAAGAAGGCGCCGCGCCATGCCGCCTGGCTGCACGAGAAGATCGCCCAGGAAAGCTGA
- a CDS encoding GGDEF domain-containing protein produces MHGLQHSYLFRVSPRMAWVIVATLLPILAIIEVHASPGIWFGPVYLAILAFAAWSLNSLVAVAIGFGIIGVRLATGEFLLATSNGPDGAPNLAVRILGIMIVVLVIGAARKACEREWRAARIDALTGAWNRSAFFEILRKNRKSDGWHALIYADIDGLKRVNDEEGHAQGDENLKVFAETVRKTIRKGDVLARMGGDEFVIFMKLKDKDSGTAVANRLDTALNTEFGESRFHLTCSLGVLLLPEGSTSIDGELRAADELMYMAKKSRSGVLVSTAFESGGRVQFSPCLIEQDQLGHDSVVRQVDRVPMAEPSSVSDSHAAA; encoded by the coding sequence GTGCATGGGCTGCAGCACTCCTATCTGTTTCGCGTCTCGCCGCGCATGGCCTGGGTCATCGTCGCCACGCTCCTGCCGATCCTGGCGATAATCGAGGTCCATGCCTCCCCCGGCATCTGGTTCGGCCCCGTTTACCTGGCGATCCTTGCCTTCGCCGCATGGTCGCTCAACTCGCTGGTCGCCGTGGCCATCGGTTTCGGCATCATCGGCGTAAGGCTTGCAACGGGCGAATTCCTGCTTGCCACTAGCAATGGTCCGGATGGCGCTCCGAACCTGGCGGTGCGGATCCTGGGCATCATGATCGTGGTTCTCGTCATCGGTGCGGCCCGCAAGGCCTGCGAGCGCGAATGGCGCGCGGCCCGGATCGATGCGCTGACCGGGGCCTGGAACCGCTCCGCCTTCTTCGAGATCCTGCGCAAGAACCGGAAAAGCGACGGCTGGCATGCGCTGATCTATGCGGACATCGACGGCCTCAAGCGCGTCAACGACGAGGAAGGTCACGCACAAGGGGACGAGAACCTCAAGGTCTTCGCCGAGACCGTGCGCAAGACCATCCGCAAGGGCGACGTGCTGGCGCGCATGGGCGGCGACGAGTTCGTCATCTTCATGAAGCTCAAAGACAAGGACTCCGGCACTGCGGTCGCCAACCGGCTCGACACCGCCCTGAACACCGAATTCGGCGAAAGCCGCTTTCATCTGACGTGCAGCCTTGGCGTCCTGCTTCTGCCGGAAGGCTCGACCTCCATCGACGGCGAACTGCGCGCGGCCGACGAACTCATGTACATGGCCAAGAAATCGCGGTCCGGCGTGCTAGTGTCGACCGCCTTCGAAAGTGGCGGCAGGGTCCAGTTTTCGCCGTGCCTGATCGAGCAGGACCAGCTCGGACACGATTCCGTAGTGCGCCAGGTCGACAGGGTACCCATGGCCGAGCCATCCTCGGTTTCGGACAGTCACGCCGCCGCCTGA
- the hppD gene encoding 4-hydroxyphenylpyruvate dioxygenase — protein sequence MTTQSPTDLFDNPIGLDGFEFVEFSAPEKGVLEPVFEAMGFTKIARHRSKDVELWRQGEINFITNYEPHSPAWFFSREHGPSACGMGFRVRDARKAYDELLARSAEPVQVATGPMELHLPGIRGIGNSIIYLIDRYERDGDGALSIYDIDFEYLPGVARHPEGAGFDRIDHLTHNVYGGRMAYWADYYEKLFNFREIRYFDIKGEYTGLTSKALTAPDGKIRIPLNEEGEGGKGQIEEFLRQFNGEGIQHIALITDDLLKAWDRLKALGVPFMTAPPETYYEMLDERLPGHGQPAGELKARGILLDGTTEGGSPRLLLQIFAEAQVGPVFFEFIQRKGDEGFGEGNFKALFESMERDQVRRGVLKVEEPAE from the coding sequence ATGACCACCCAGTCCCCCACCGACCTGTTCGACAATCCCATCGGCCTCGACGGCTTCGAGTTCGTCGAATTCTCCGCGCCCGAAAAGGGCGTGCTGGAGCCGGTGTTCGAGGCCATGGGGTTCACGAAGATCGCCCGCCACCGCTCGAAGGACGTCGAGCTGTGGCGCCAGGGCGAGATCAACTTCATCACCAATTACGAGCCGCACAGCCCGGCCTGGTTCTTCAGCCGCGAGCATGGCCCGAGCGCCTGCGGCATGGGTTTCCGCGTGCGCGATGCGCGCAAGGCCTATGACGAACTGCTCGCCCGTTCGGCCGAGCCGGTGCAGGTCGCGACCGGGCCGATGGAACTGCACCTTCCCGGCATCCGCGGCATCGGCAACTCGATCATCTATCTCATCGACCGCTACGAGCGCGACGGTGATGGCGCGCTGTCGATCTACGACATCGATTTCGAATACCTGCCGGGCGTCGCACGGCACCCCGAAGGCGCCGGCTTCGACCGCATCGACCACCTGACGCACAACGTCTACGGCGGGCGCATGGCCTATTGGGCCGACTACTACGAGAAGCTCTTCAATTTCCGCGAGATCCGCTACTTCGACATCAAGGGCGAGTACACCGGCCTTACCTCCAAGGCGCTGACTGCGCCCGACGGCAAGATCCGCATTCCGCTCAACGAGGAAGGCGAAGGCGGCAAGGGCCAGATCGAGGAATTCCTGCGTCAGTTCAACGGTGAGGGCATCCAGCACATCGCGCTCATCACCGACGATCTGCTGAAGGCCTGGGACCGCCTCAAGGCGCTGGGCGTACCGTTCATGACCGCTCCGCCCGAGACCTATTACGAGATGCTTGATGAGCGTCTGCCCGGTCACGGCCAGCCTGCCGGTGAACTCAAGGCGCGCGGCATCCTGCTTGACGGCACCACAGAAGGCGGAAGCCCGCGCCTTCTGCTGCAGATTTTCGCCGAGGCGCAGGTCGGGCCGGTCTTCTTCGAGTTCATCCAGCGCAAGGGTGACGAAGGTTTTGGCGAAGGCAACTTCAAGGCCCTGTTCGAATCCATGGAGCGCGACCAGGTTCGCCGCGGTGTGCTGAAGGTGGAAGAACCGGCCGAGTGA
- a CDS encoding Lrp/AsnC family transcriptional regulator: MPLDEFDRKIVQSLQIDARMPVAQVAERTALSATPVSRRIKRLEDDGVIVGYQPILDARKLGFELDAYVLINLDAHSDDNISRFEQAIQDNSYVIACHAVTGDMDYLVHVIARDVEHLSQITLKSLLRIPGVRDVKSIIVLETIKEMRAMPLD; this comes from the coding sequence GTGCCCCTAGACGAATTCGACCGCAAGATCGTCCAGTCGCTCCAGATCGATGCGCGCATGCCCGTGGCGCAAGTGGCGGAACGCACGGCCCTTTCCGCCACCCCGGTAAGCCGCCGGATCAAGCGGCTGGAGGACGATGGCGTAATCGTCGGCTACCAGCCGATCCTCGACGCGCGAAAGCTTGGATTCGAGCTCGACGCCTATGTGCTGATCAATCTCGACGCGCACAGCGACGACAACATCTCGCGCTTCGAGCAGGCGATTCAGGACAATTCCTATGTCATCGCCTGCCACGCGGTGACCGGCGACATGGACTACCTCGTCCACGTGATCGCGCGCGATGTCGAGCACCTGTCGCAGATCACGCTCAAGTCGCTGCTGCGCATTCCCGGGGTGCGCGACGTCAAGTCGATCATCGTGCTTGAGACGATCAAGGAAATGCGCGCGATGCCGCTGGACTGA
- a CDS encoding N-succinylarginine dihydrolase: MLTEINFDGIVGPSHNYAGLSLGNLASAKNAGKVARPRAAALQGLAKMRANLERGLAQGFFLPQRRPDEGWLRQLGTDMAAASAPLRANALSASSMWAANAATVSPGPDTADGRCHLTVANLVTMPHRSHEWRETLAQLQIAFANEAHFAVHPPVPAPFGDEGAANHMRLCAGHDRPGIEVFVYGESGGPFPARQHREASAAVARLHALAPERTVLALQSEAAIAAGAFHNDVVAVANERVLFTHEQAFADREGLYTELRGKLPEIEIVEVPASAVSLADAISSYLFNAQLVTLPSDEMALVLPGEARETPAVWQWLEAHVAGNGPIRHLFVHDLRESMANGGGPACLRLRVVADPATVDPRFIATPEKLSAIEALVARLWPEQLAVEDLASPALWHELVAARAALCRELGLEELDRGAF; this comes from the coding sequence ATGCTGACGGAAATCAACTTCGATGGAATTGTCGGACCCAGCCACAACTATGCCGGCCTGAGCCTTGGCAATCTGGCTTCCGCAAAGAACGCCGGGAAAGTCGCGCGGCCTCGCGCCGCGGCGCTTCAGGGCCTGGCAAAAATGCGCGCGAACCTCGAGCGCGGGCTGGCGCAGGGTTTCTTCCTGCCGCAACGCCGTCCGGACGAAGGTTGGTTGCGTCAGCTCGGCACCGACATGGCTGCCGCCAGCGCGCCCTTGCGGGCCAATGCTCTGTCCGCCTCGTCGATGTGGGCGGCCAATGCCGCGACCGTCTCGCCCGGCCCGGACACCGCCGACGGCCGCTGCCACCTGACCGTGGCCAACCTCGTGACGATGCCGCACCGCAGCCACGAATGGCGTGAAACGCTGGCGCAATTGCAGATCGCCTTCGCCAACGAAGCGCATTTCGCGGTTCACCCGCCGGTCCCTGCCCCCTTCGGAGACGAAGGGGCGGCCAATCACATGCGACTGTGTGCGGGCCATGACCGACCCGGCATCGAGGTCTTCGTCTACGGCGAAAGCGGCGGCCCTTTCCCAGCGCGACAGCACCGCGAGGCAAGCGCCGCCGTCGCTCGCCTGCATGCCCTTGCGCCGGAGCGCACGGTCCTCGCGCTGCAGTCGGAGGCGGCCATCGCCGCGGGCGCGTTCCACAACGACGTCGTCGCCGTTGCCAACGAGCGGGTCCTCTTCACGCATGAACAGGCCTTCGCCGACCGCGAGGGCCTCTATACAGAGCTCCGCGGCAAGCTGCCGGAAATCGAGATCGTCGAAGTGCCCGCCAGCGCGGTCAGCCTCGCCGATGCGATTTCCTCCTATCTGTTCAACGCCCAGCTGGTGACGCTGCCCTCGGACGAAATGGCGCTGGTGCTTCCGGGCGAGGCGCGAGAGACGCCCGCGGTCTGGCAATGGCTGGAAGCGCATGTCGCGGGCAACGGACCGATCCGGCACCTCTTCGTCCACGACTTGCGCGAATCGATGGCCAATGGCGGCGGCCCGGCCTGTCTGCGCCTGCGCGTAGTGGCCGATCCCGCGACGGTCGACCCGCGCTTCATCGCGACACCCGAAAAGCTCAGCGCAATCGAGGCGCTCGTCGCCCGGCTCTGGCCGGAACAGCTTGCAGTAGAGGACCTCGCCTCACCCGCGCTATGGCATGAGCTTGTCGCCGCCCGCGCGGCACTTTGCCGCGAACTGGGCCTCGAAGAACTGGATCGCGGCGCGTTCTGA
- a CDS encoding NAD-glutamate dehydrogenase domain-containing protein, with product MSAGEVADPGKSRSRQSSRGASGQLEELVADRIRDSLLPVDGPADAAWIEDAARSLLAAAGNRHAGEPVIDLTSASDERRYLRIALINDDMPFLVDSVAAAIADAGLVIDRLAHPVLSVKRNAKGKLEGLPGLDAPGTMRESMIYIETARVDARQRRALIRSLESTLADVRSAVKDWPRMVEAMTIDAEQVDDTEGAALLRWFAGGMLTQLGHVTRRRDGTHGQLLGVCRRGTRDILSATSYDQAFAEFDRQVEAGTIVSPMVIKANRMATVHRRVPMDLFIVPVIDEGRVTALSVHAGIWTSAALAAPPGDVPRLRVLLTGLAGKLGLDPIGHTGKALAHALTSLPHDLVLGLGSYDVERLATTMTGLVDRPRPRLLITSAPLSRHLFVFVWLPRDMVSTQMRRRIQSMIEEAAEAPTIDWSLQVEAGNLAMMRFTLDIREGASALNEDALDQHLQVMLRGWGEAVEAVLAQGMDPARAAAVAGRYADAFPLSYRTDYGPVEAALDISHMRKVVVGEAAEGEHRHGLRDARLYRHASDDAAHLRLKVYQAEGSLPLSDAVPALENFGFRVLAEVPTPLESGRIGTIHDFTLALPVGRSAEEVLGLGEMIEDALCSVLNNESENDAFNRLVPMLGLSKRETNWLRAWYRYLRQGGTHFGIATVVDALQGAPRVTTAIIALFRAIHDPQFQGDREQARLDAEEQIRAGLADVVAINDDRLLRAYRDLVLAMQRTNAFAHAGQLALAFKFDSALVPGLPRPLPWREIFVYSRRVEGIHLRAGPVARGGLRWSDRRDDYRTEILGLMKAQRVKNAVIVPTGAKGGFYPKQLPDPALDRAGWAAEGQGCYEVFIATLLSVTDNIVKDKVVHPEDVVILDGEDPYFVVAADKGTAKFSDVANGIAESRDFWLDDAFASGGSNGYDHKAMGITARGAWLSVRRHFLEMGIDVQSQPVRVIGCGDMSGDVFGNGMLLSRAIKLVAAFDHRHIFFDPDPDPASSWAERKRMFDLPHSSWDDYDKSLISKGGGVFPRKLKSIPLSPEIRAALGIEAEALDPDSLITAILSSQADLLWFGGIGTYVKSAGENNVAVGDPANDTLRVNAADLHVKVIGEGANLGVTQAGRIEFAARGGRINADFIDNSAGVDCSDNEVNIKIALAAARRSGKLSEKKRNELLREMTDEVAELVLEDNRLQALALSIAQRGGASSMPSHIRLIEMLEESGNLDRRNEGLAENDLLQRRALDGQGLTRPELAVLLSSGKLVLQDAIEQSDLAADPSLTDLLLGAFPDPMQDKFARFIKGHRLAPEIIATKLANRIVNRLGIVHPFELAEEEGVGLAQIAAAFALAVQLFDLETLWERLEAAPMSEDARLLMFDRVAVATRGHMADLLRAGAGQVPPHEFFERIGKHVAALGVGTQSLLGERTLAHSQRLRAALLERGAPEAEATDVAHLFDLDGAVGIAELADSTRIDPRKLVNAFTRIGTGLGLDWAQSSAAIMNPSDPWERLLVAGLARDFQQMRLEFLRSLARSKLGKSDPIAAVEEWGRHHRTSISTFRATVARAENTAPITPAMLAQIASQARNLLGR from the coding sequence ATGAGTGCAGGCGAAGTGGCCGATCCCGGCAAGTCGCGGTCGAGGCAGTCTTCCAGGGGCGCTTCCGGGCAGCTTGAGGAGTTAGTCGCGGATCGTATCCGGGACTCATTGCTCCCGGTCGATGGCCCTGCGGATGCCGCATGGATCGAGGACGCCGCGCGCAGCCTTCTTGCCGCCGCGGGCAACCGTCATGCCGGTGAGCCCGTGATCGATCTCACATCCGCGAGCGACGAGCGGCGCTACCTGCGCATTGCCTTGATCAACGACGACATGCCGTTCCTCGTCGATTCCGTCGCCGCGGCGATTGCCGATGCCGGGCTCGTCATCGACCGGCTTGCCCATCCTGTGCTTTCCGTAAAGCGCAATGCCAAAGGCAAGCTTGAGGGCCTTCCCGGCCTGGATGCCCCGGGAACCATGCGCGAATCGATGATCTACATCGAGACCGCGCGCGTCGATGCCCGCCAGCGCCGCGCCCTCATTCGCTCGCTCGAATCCACCCTGGCCGACGTTCGCAGCGCTGTGAAGGACTGGCCGCGCATGGTCGAGGCGATGACCATCGATGCCGAACAGGTCGACGATACCGAGGGGGCGGCGCTACTGCGCTGGTTCGCCGGCGGTATGCTCACCCAGCTCGGCCATGTCACGCGTCGGCGCGATGGTACGCATGGCCAGTTGCTGGGCGTGTGCCGCCGCGGAACCCGCGATATCCTGTCTGCCACCAGCTACGATCAGGCCTTTGCCGAGTTCGACCGCCAGGTCGAGGCGGGCACCATCGTTTCGCCGATGGTGATCAAGGCCAACCGCATGGCCACCGTGCACCGCCGCGTGCCGATGGACCTGTTCATCGTCCCGGTCATCGACGAGGGCCGGGTTACTGCCCTTTCGGTCCATGCCGGAATCTGGACGAGCGCCGCGCTCGCGGCGCCTCCGGGCGATGTCCCGCGCCTGCGCGTGCTGCTGACCGGCCTTGCCGGCAAGCTCGGCCTCGATCCGATCGGCCATACCGGCAAGGCCCTGGCCCATGCCCTGACCAGCCTGCCGCATGACCTTGTCCTTGGCCTTGGTTCCTACGACGTGGAGCGACTGGCGACGACGATGACGGGGCTGGTGGACCGCCCGCGGCCGCGCCTGCTGATCACCAGCGCACCGCTTTCGCGCCACCTTTTCGTGTTCGTCTGGCTGCCGCGCGACATGGTCTCGACCCAGATGCGCCGCCGCATCCAGTCGATGATCGAGGAAGCGGCAGAAGCGCCGACCATCGACTGGAGCCTGCAGGTCGAGGCCGGCAATCTGGCCATGATGCGTTTCACGCTCGACATTCGCGAAGGCGCCAGCGCGCTCAATGAAGATGCGCTCGACCAGCACCTGCAGGTCATGCTGCGCGGCTGGGGCGAAGCGGTTGAGGCTGTCCTGGCGCAAGGGATGGACCCGGCGCGTGCGGCTGCCGTCGCCGGGCGCTATGCCGATGCCTTCCCGCTGTCCTACCGCACCGATTACGGCCCGGTCGAAGCCGCGCTGGATATCTCGCACATGCGCAAGGTGGTCGTGGGCGAGGCGGCGGAAGGCGAACATCGCCATGGCCTGCGCGACGCGCGTCTCTATCGCCATGCCAGCGACGATGCCGCGCACCTGCGCCTCAAGGTCTATCAGGCAGAGGGCAGCCTGCCGTTGTCCGATGCGGTTCCGGCGCTTGAGAATTTCGGCTTTCGCGTCCTTGCCGAAGTCCCCACGCCGCTGGAGAGCGGGCGTATCGGCACGATCCACGATTTCACGCTGGCGCTGCCGGTCGGCCGCAGTGCGGAGGAAGTTCTGGGCCTCGGCGAAATGATCGAGGATGCGCTGTGTTCGGTCCTCAACAACGAGAGCGAGAACGATGCGTTCAACCGCCTCGTGCCGATGCTCGGCCTCTCCAAGCGCGAGACCAACTGGCTGCGCGCCTGGTATCGTTACTTGCGCCAGGGCGGTACCCATTTCGGGATCGCCACCGTAGTCGATGCGCTGCAGGGCGCGCCCCGCGTGACGACAGCGATCATCGCGCTGTTCCGCGCCATTCACGACCCGCAGTTCCAGGGCGACAGGGAGCAGGCGAGGCTGGATGCGGAAGAGCAGATCCGCGCAGGTCTCGCCGATGTCGTCGCCATCAACGACGACCGCCTGCTGCGCGCATACCGCGATCTCGTGCTGGCGATGCAGCGCACCAATGCCTTTGCCCATGCCGGGCAACTGGCACTGGCCTTCAAGTTCGATTCCGCGCTCGTTCCCGGCCTGCCCCGGCCGCTGCCCTGGCGCGAGATCTTCGTCTATTCTCGGCGCGTCGAAGGCATCCACTTGCGCGCCGGGCCGGTTGCACGCGGCGGCCTGCGCTGGTCCGATCGCCGCGACGACTATCGCACCGAGATCCTCGGGCTGATGAAGGCGCAGCGCGTCAAGAACGCGGTGATCGTGCCGACCGGGGCCAAGGGCGGCTTCTATCCCAAGCAGCTTCCCGATCCCGCGCTCGATCGGGCCGGATGGGCGGCAGAGGGGCAGGGCTGCTACGAGGTTTTCATCGCCACCCTGCTTTCGGTGACCGACAACATCGTCAAGGACAAGGTGGTCCATCCCGAAGACGTGGTGATCCTCGACGGTGAGGACCCCTATTTCGTCGTCGCGGCGGACAAGGGTACGGCCAAGTTCTCCGACGTTGCCAACGGCATCGCGGAATCGCGGGACTTCTGGCTCGACGATGCCTTCGCCAGTGGCGGATCCAATGGCTACGATCACAAGGCCATGGGTATCACCGCCCGCGGCGCCTGGCTTTCGGTGCGCCGCCATTTCCTTGAAATGGGCATCGACGTGCAAAGCCAGCCGGTACGCGTCATCGGCTGCGGCGACATGTCGGGCGACGTCTTCGGCAACGGCATGCTGCTGTCCAGGGCGATCAAGCTCGTCGCCGCCTTCGACCACCGGCACATCTTCTTCGATCCCGATCCGGACCCGGCAAGCAGCTGGGCTGAGCGCAAGCGCATGTTCGACCTGCCGCATTCCAGCTGGGACGATTATGACAAGTCGCTGATCTCGAAGGGAGGGGGAGTTTTCCCGCGCAAGCTCAAGTCGATCCCCCTCTCGCCGGAAATACGCGCGGCGCTGGGCATCGAGGCCGAGGCGCTCGATCCGGATTCGCTGATCACGGCGATCCTTTCCAGCCAGGCCGACCTGCTGTGGTTCGGCGGCATCGGCACTTACGTGAAGTCCGCCGGCGAAAACAATGTCGCCGTGGGCGATCCGGCCAACGACACACTGCGCGTCAATGCGGCCGACCTGCACGTCAAAGTCATCGGCGAGGGCGCCAACCTCGGCGTGACGCAGGCGGGGCGCATCGAGTTCGCCGCGCGCGGCGGGCGCATCAATGCCGACTTCATCGACAATTCGGCCGGCGTCGACTGTTCGGACAACGAGGTCAACATCAAGATCGCGCTCGCAGCGGCGCGCCGCTCGGGCAAGCTCTCGGAAAAGAAGCGCAACGAACTGCTGCGCGAAATGACCGACGAAGTCGCCGAACTGGTACTGGAGGACAACCGCCTGCAGGCCCTTGCGCTTTCGATCGCGCAGCGGGGCGGGGCCTCGTCCATGCCGTCGCACATTCGCCTTATCGAAATGCTGGAGGAAAGCGGCAATCTCGACCGCCGGAACGAGGGGCTGGCCGAGAACGACCTGCTCCAGCGCCGCGCGCTCGACGGGCAGGGGCTTACCCGTCCCGAACTGGCCGTGCTGCTTTCCAGCGGCAAGCTGGTGTTGCAGGACGCCATCGAGCAGAGCGACCTGGCGGCCGATCCCAGCCTGACCGATCTGCTGCTGGGGGCCTTCCCGGATCCGATGCAGGACAAGTTCGCGCGCTTCATCAAGGGCCATCGCCTTGCGCCTGAAATCATTGCGACCAAGCTGGCCAACCGCATCGTCAATCGCCTCGGCATCGTCCATCCCTTCGAGCTGGCCGAAGAGGAAGGCGTGGGGCTGGCGCAAATCGCCGCGGCCTTCGCCCTTGCTGTCCAGCTGTTCGATCTCGAAACGCTGTGGGAACGGCTGGAAGCCGCGCCGATGTCGGAAGATGCGCGCCTGCTGATGTTCGACCGGGTCGCGGTGGCCACGCGCGGGCACATGGCCGACCTGCTGCGCGCAGGGGCCGGGCAGGTTCCGCCGCATGAGTTCTTCGAGCGGATTGGCAAGCACGTGGCAGCGCTGGGCGTGGGAACCCAGTCCCTCCTGGGTGAGCGGACCCTGGCCCATTCGCAGCGGCTGCGCGCGGCGCTGCTGGAACGCGGCGCACCGGAAGCGGAAGCCACGGACGTGGCGCACCTGTTCGATCTCGACGGTGCGGTCGGCATCGCCGAACTGGCCGACAGCACCCGCATCGATCCGCGCAAGCTGGTCAACGCCTTTACCCGTATCGGCACTGGCCTCGGGCTCGACTGGGCGCAGTCGAGCGCGGCGATCATGAACCCGTCCGATCCCTGGGAGCGCCTGCTGGTTGCCGGGCTGGCCCGCGATTTCCAGCAGATGCGGCTCGAGTTCCTGCGCTCGCTGGCGCGCAGCAAGCTGGGCAAGTCCGATCCGATCGCCGCCGTCGAGGAATGGGGGCGGCACCACCGCACCTCGATCAGCACGTTCCGGGCCACCGTGGCGCGGGCGGAGAACACCGCCCCGATTACGCCGGCCATGCTGGCCCAGATCGCCAGTCAGGCACGCAACCTGCTGGGCCGCTGA
- the phhA gene encoding phenylalanine 4-monooxygenase: protein MKKPSTDTSASGLRGEYEGASDDYTVGQDWHAYTPQMHERWRRLHARQSALTDRYACRSFREGLARLDCAEGIPRFEDANAILGPATGWQLVAVPGFIPDAVFFDHLAHRRFPVTRWVREEHELDYLVEPDVFHDFFGHVPMLLDPAIADFLELYGKAGERAMAMDALPMLARIYWYTIEFGLVREGDELRVFGAGIISSHSETVYSIDDSGVLRLPFDPVRVMRTGYMIDDFQKTYFVLESLPQLIDDLVGLDFGPVYEQWRDAPALPAGESLPGETPYNPKREMTP, encoded by the coding sequence ATGAAGAAGCCCAGCACGGATACCAGCGCCAGCGGCCTTCGTGGCGAGTACGAGGGTGCCTCCGACGATTATACCGTCGGGCAGGATTGGCATGCCTATACGCCCCAGATGCACGAGCGCTGGCGGCGGCTTCATGCGCGCCAGTCGGCACTCACCGACCGTTATGCATGCCGCTCCTTCCGCGAGGGTCTGGCCCGTCTCGACTGCGCCGAGGGGATCCCGCGTTTCGAGGATGCCAACGCCATCCTTGGCCCGGCCACTGGCTGGCAGCTCGTCGCGGTCCCCGGCTTCATTCCCGATGCGGTGTTCTTCGATCATCTGGCCCACCGCCGCTTTCCGGTGACGCGCTGGGTCCGCGAGGAGCACGAGCTCGACTATCTGGTCGAGCCGGACGTGTTCCACGATTTCTTCGGCCACGTGCCGATGTTGCTTGATCCCGCGATCGCCGACTTCCTCGAACTCTATGGCAAGGCCGGCGAGCGGGCGATGGCAATGGATGCGCTGCCGATGCTGGCGCGCATCTACTGGTACACGATCGAATTCGGCCTCGTGCGCGAAGGCGATGAGCTGCGCGTGTTCGGCGCGGGGATCATCTCCTCCCACAGCGAGACGGTCTATTCGATCGACGATTCCGGTGTCCTGCGCCTGCCGTTCGATCCGGTCCGGGTCATGCGCACTGGCTACATGATCGACGATTTCCAGAAGACCTACTTCGTGCTCGAAAGCCTGCCCCAGCTCATCGACGACCTGGTCGGCCTCGATTTCGGGCCCGTCTACGAACAGTGGCGCGATGCGCCTGCGCTGCCGGCGGGCGAAAGCCTGCCCGGCGAAACCCCCTACAATCCGAAACGCGAGATGACCCCATGA